ACCAAACCGCAAGGCACATACCAAGACTTAAATTGAAGCCAACCCATATCACATATCCAACCCAATTCACATAATCTCTAAAATTCACCTTCCTCGTTTGACCACGTAGATCCTTCTTTTGGACTTTTGGAGTTCTCTCTCCAATTCGGATCCGGGTGCAACCCTTTTCGACTTGTGTGATGCGTTATTTAGATCTAATTGAATAGTgatgtttttcttaattatttaaattatacatttttgagttttgaaagtgtagaacgagaatctgaaaacaaacgagaatgcagacacgtgtacaaagaaaaatgtgatttttttataatcaagcgcggggttacaatctttgtgaactcctctgattctatcacCGTATGTGACTTGGCTCAatggtgacgtgcacttgatcttgagagtttgagtttgatttggatttggatttgatgaagaacgaacgatttggtagcttgataatttttcgtggacttgagttcggatttggacttgatgaagaacgatcgatttggcagcttgatgattcttcgtggacttgagttcggatttggacttgatgaagaacgattgATTTGGAAGCTTGATGAtttttcgtggacttgagtttggatttggatttgatgaagaacgatcgatttggcagcttactgattcttcgtggacttgagcttggatttggatttgatgaagaacgatcgatttggcagcttgatgattcttcgtggacttgagctTAGATTTGGATTTGTTGAAGAATGATCGATTTGGCAGCGTAataattcttcgtggacttgggagatttcgggatttgtcgaaagtgatcttgctcaagtgattttctctcttcttctcaagtcccccttctcttcatgttgaagggggtatttatagtgtcaagtcttctattttgtagaatattttaatgacacttaaataataaatttcttaaattgtataattaaatcaatatgtatttttttgaataatttaaaattaattatgctcataactaaattaaacaaaaacaaatgatttaattataaccgttaaggaatttattaatttaatcaaatgtctgattaccatttcgaatcgtcaatgacattcaattttccgaTTCACGTCAGGATCACGTaacttcgattacgatcatccatttatgtgctgacacgagttttattcggatctgcactttgttgacttttgggccacgtgtgcaattttgtcgggctcttggtcgatttaatcatttaacgaagataatttacttcattaaatttcatgtgtctacaaatgcccccacTTCAAATCGTGCTGCACACATGTCGTCGTCACGTGCCGAAAACGCAATTTGAAGTATGTACTTTTATTTGGAGAGTTTGTGGACTCATTAGTTAGTCTTACAATTCTTTTATGCGTTTACTTTGTGACATACATCTTGCCTCCAGTTCTACATTTTCTGACGTGAGGTTACCCACTCATAACAAGACTTTTTCGGTGGACTCTTTATACTCCATAAATTCATCATTTAAAACTTTGAACTTGCAATTGATGTCGATCATAATCATCTCCTGCTTGTTTGTTGGTCCATTTTAAGGCTTGCAATTTCAGTGGCCAAAACATCTCTCTGCTTTTTTTTCGTCCACCATGATTAGGCTCACGGGCTTTTGTATTGCCACCCTCTTTACTGGCCTCCATCTCCACACTCATATTTGCTACCCCATTGTCAACCACCAATAGCAacactagttttttttttctaagtaTCTAACAAACCatattttcattaaaaatCTGTTCAGCGCATGTGTTCTGAGAATGTTTTAACATGGCCACACGTGGAGGCATCATGAAGTTGAGTTCCTTTTCTCTTTGATACAGCACAGCAACCTCAATAATCCAGTAACATGATTACATGATGGAACCTCCTTAACCGGAAACTAGGCTTGCTAGAATTACAATTCTTGTGACTCATCTCCACCATTTTTTCCCGGGACTTCACTGAGCTTCCACGCCAGTCAAGCTCAACCCTGCCAAAGTACTCAATCTCCCTCCTCACAAGAGATCCCACAGTTCAATATCAATTAGCTCCTTAGCTGCAAGTTGCGCAAGCTTTGCATCACTGTGAGTAGAGCAAGCACCTAGCAAGAAACggcaaagaaaaacaaagtcaCAAAGTCCATAGAATACCACTTAATGACCACTTTGGCATCCACCCTCATACTCTTGGCCCTTCTTCTTTAACTCCTCGATACACTTCCCGAGAAGCTTCATGTCCTCAAGTAATCACCATCCAGGCCTGCAACAATCACAGTCTTCCCATCATGATCAGAAACCGTGCAGCAGAAATCATATAGATCATCAAAAAACTGAGCCTCATGGATACCAACAACATCAAGCTTTTCAGAAGCATCTCCTCCAAATCTGTGCCTAAACAAGGACAGATCCGGCAGAGCCCAACACGAAAACTTGGCCCCATCATGAGTCACCACCGAATCAATAGCATACTTGTTATCCTTGCTCGACTTCATCATCGCCAAATTTCTGTCGCTGGCGCCCTCGGACTTGATGCGGCAGAGGAGAGAGGTGGTCTTGCCGGTGAACATGGGACCCATGATGACGTGGACCTTGCCGTAGGGTCGGCGGGAAGGGGAGGAGTCGGTGTTGAGGgggatggagggtttgaaggATGCTATGGTTTTGGGGTTGGAGCTGGAGAAGGGATTTGAAATGAGGtgaagagagaaggagagaggaGATTCATGGACGAGaagaaagagggagagagagagaaggaactGGAGAATAATCGGCGAGGAGAGGTCGGCCACAAACTGAAGAGAAAGGAGAAGCAGAGAATAAAGGGAGTGTGacatttgagagagagagagagtgtgtgtgtgtgtaagtGCTCTCTGTTTCTCTTGGTGGGCTCAACTCGGCTCCACGGCTCACACTCCATTCGACTATGCGGCTCAATTCAGCTTCGCGA
This genomic interval from Argentina anserina chromosome 1, drPotAnse1.1, whole genome shotgun sequence contains the following:
- the LOC126803558 gene encoding thymidine kinase a-like, which translates into the protein MSHSLYSLLLLSLQFVADLSSPIILQFLLSLSLFLLVHESPLSFSLHLISNPFSSSNPKTIASFKPSIPLNTDSSPSRRPYGKVHVIMGPMFTGKTTSLLCRIKSEGASDRNLAMMKSSKDNKYAIDSVVTHDGAKFSCWALPDLSLFRHRFGGDASEKLDVVGIHEAQFFDDLYDFCCTVSDHDGKTVIVAGLDGDYLRT